In Panicum virgatum strain AP13 chromosome 4N, P.virgatum_v5, whole genome shotgun sequence, a single window of DNA contains:
- the LOC120669949 gene encoding profilin LP04-like, which translates to MSWQAYVDDHLMCEIEGQHLTSAAIVGHDGSVWAQSPNFPQYKPEEIAAIMKDFDEPGSLAPTGLFLGGTKYMVIQGEPGVVIRGKKGTGGITVKKTNLAIIIGIYDEPMTGGQCNMIVERLGDYLFDQGY; encoded by the exons ATGTCGTGGCAGGCGTACGTCGACGACCACCTGATGTGCGAGATCGAAGGCCAGCACCTCACCTCCGCCGCCATCGTAGGCCACGACGGCAGCGTCTGGGCGCAGTCCCCGAACTTCCCCCAG TACAAGCCTGAAGAGATTGCTGCCATCATGAAGGACTTCGATGAACCTGGTAGTCTTGCACCAACTGGTCTTTTCCTTGGAGGCACAAAATACATGGTGATCCAAGGTGAACCTGGTGTTGTTATCCGAGGAAAGAag GGCACTGGAGGCATCACTGTCAAGAAGACGAACCTAGCCATCATCATTGGTATCTATGACGAGCCAATGACTGGAGGGCAATGCAACATGATAGTGGAGAGGCTCGGCGACTACCTGTTCGACCAGGGTTACTAA